DNA from Halorarum salinum:
GACCTGTACGACGCCCACGTCGCCGGCGACCGGGACCGGGCGGCCCGACTGCTCAAGGACGTCGTCATCCCCGTCAGCGCCGGCCACGACGGCATCCCGACGGCGGTAGCGATGAAGTACCTCGTCCGCCGCGGCGGCACGGACGTCGGCCCGCCGCTGTTGCCGCTGCCGGAACTGTCCGCCGAGGAGGAACGGCGGCTAGGGGACGCATACGACGCCGTCGTCGGGCGGCTCGAGGCGACGGGATGACTGTCGCACGGCGGCTGGACGAGCCACCGTGACTGACCGCTCCCGGAGCTTTATGTGAACTCGTGCGGTTTACCGACCGAGCTATGACCGAAGACGAAGCCGACTATCGGATACCGCCGGGTGGCGGCGTTCCGTGGCGCGACCTGAGCGTCGAGGAACGCCACCGGCCGCCGGAGCGCGACGTCGAGATCACGGGCATCGAGACGATGGCGGTCGCGGGGAACTTCACGTGGGGACTGGTCAAGGTCGAGACGAACGCCGAACACCACGGCATCGGCGAGACGTTCCGGGCCGAGGCGGCGCTCGACATGGCCGAGCGACTCGTCGTCGACCTGGCGGGCGAGAATCCGCTCGACGTCGAACGGCTGCTCGAACTGATGAACCAGCGCTACACGGGCAGCGGGCGCATCGGGCAGGCGGCGTTCACCGGCATCGAGACTGCGCTGTGGGACATCAAGGGGAAGGTGCTCGACGTCCCCGTCTACGAACTGCTCGGCGGGAAGTACCGCGACGAGATCCGGATCTACTGTGACACCCACGGCGGCGAGTCGCTGGGACAGGCCGCCTCGCGGGATCCGATGGACGTCTACACGCCGGAGTCGTACGCGCGGGCGGCCCGCGAGGTGGTCGACGAGGGATTCGAGGCGCTCAAGTTCGACCTCGACGTGCCGACACACCGCGACATCGACACGGCGGCGCGCCGCCTCGACAACGAGGCGATCGAACACAAGGTGTCGCTCGTGGAGGCGGTCCGCGACGAGATCGGGTACGACGTCGACCTCGGAATGGACCTCCACTGGAACTTCACCGTCGAGACGGCCCGTCGCGTCGGGCGGAAACTCGAACCGTACGACCTGGCGTGGCTGGAGGACCCCGTCCCGCCGGAGCAGCTGGAGGCACACGCCAGGCTCGCCGAGGAACTGCACCTCCCGATCCTGACGGGCGAGAACCTCGTGACCGCCGACGCGTTCAACGACTACGCGGGGGCCGGCGCGATGGACATCGCGGCGCCCGACGTCAACAAGTGCGGGGGGCTGTGGGAACTCCGGAAGATCGCGACCGTCTGTGACCTCAACGGCATCCCGCTGTCGCCGCACAACATCTCCAGTCCGGTCGGCACGGTCGCGGGCGCCCACGTCTGTGCCGCCATCCCGAACTTCCTCTCGCTCGAGTGGCACGCGCGTGACGTCCCGTGGTGGGGCGAGTTGGTGGACCGGACCGACGCCCCCGACGACCCCATCATCGAGGACGGCTTCATCGATCTGCCCGAGGGACCCGGACTCGGCGTCGAACTCGACGCCGACGTCGTCGAGGACCACCTCGTCGAGGGATCGACGTCGTTCCTCTGACCTCGCTGAGGGTGCGGACACTCCCGTTCGTTCTCGTGCTCGGGTTCGTTCGCCCTCCCGGACGGTCGGAGCGCACGCCCCTCCCGCTCGACCGGCCGATCGTGACGCGACGGGATCCCCAACGCGAACGGGGCTGACACGCAACTGCCGGTCATTTTCACCTAAAACATAACGTTTACCTATACTACATCCGGCCAATCATGCCCCGAACTTTTATTACATATACCGCTTAAGACGCAATCGGTATGTCAAAGGGTGACACGAATACTACCGAAGAACCGGTGGACTCCTCCCGACGTAACTTCCTGAAAGTCACCAGTGCTGCCGGGGCGGCCGGCGCACTCGGGGCGCTCGCCGGTTGTGCCGGCGGCGGAAACGGCGATGGGAACGGCGGCGGGAACGGCGGCGGAAACGGCGGCGGGAACGGCGGCGGAAACGGCGGTGGTTCCGAGGGCGCCAGTTTCCAGTATCTCTCGGCCGAAGCCGCCGAGAACTCGCTGACGAAGCCGCACTTCAACGAGTCCGTCAAGCGGTTCAACGAACAG
Protein-coding regions in this window:
- a CDS encoding mandelate racemase/muconate lactonizing enzyme family protein encodes the protein MTEDEADYRIPPGGGVPWRDLSVEERHRPPERDVEITGIETMAVAGNFTWGLVKVETNAEHHGIGETFRAEAALDMAERLVVDLAGENPLDVERLLELMNQRYTGSGRIGQAAFTGIETALWDIKGKVLDVPVYELLGGKYRDEIRIYCDTHGGESLGQAASRDPMDVYTPESYARAAREVVDEGFEALKFDLDVPTHRDIDTAARRLDNEAIEHKVSLVEAVRDEIGYDVDLGMDLHWNFTVETARRVGRKLEPYDLAWLEDPVPPEQLEAHARLAEELHLPILTGENLVTADAFNDYAGAGAMDIAAPDVNKCGGLWELRKIATVCDLNGIPLSPHNISSPVGTVAGAHVCAAIPNFLSLEWHARDVPWWGELVDRTDAPDDPIIEDGFIDLPEGPGLGVELDADVVEDHLVEGSTSFL